The Romeriopsis navalis LEGE 11480 genome segment CTACCAGCAATGGTGACGACGTCTGTGGCGACGTCCACCGCCACTACTGCTACCACCGCGGCGTCCACCGCTGCTACTACCGCCACCGCGGCGTCCACCACCACTACTGCTACCACCGCGACGCTTATGCTTCCCGCCACCGCTACTGCTACCGCCGCCACTGCTGCTACCGCCGTAACCGTAATGGCGTTTGCGTCCACCACCTGAAATCTGAAGCTCATTCTCAGATAGTTCAGTCAAAAAGCTGTCTGATTCCGCAAATAGATCAGTAATTAAGATCTTAGCCATGCTGGCCTCCTGTTAAATCGTCACAAATTTCAAGTCGGAAAAGAAGTTCGGTTGATGCATCGATTTGAACTCTTGAGCTGAATTATGCAATGAATAATTTTGTCTTTTCAACCCCTAAACTGCAGGTTTTTAGACCTAATTTTGGACTTAATTTCAGACCTAATTATTCCGCCATAATCGTGGGCGTCAAGCAACTTGTTTAGGACCATCTGAAATGATGTTTGGTCCGGCCATATTTGTGCAATTGCGAGGATTACTGTGCTATGCACCAGCGTCAATATATCTACTACCAATCGCCCACTGAGGCCGCGGCGCCGCAGCCCGTGGGGCGGCCGAAGACCGTTGATCAGGCTTACCTCGATCGGTTGCGGGAACTCGTCACCCACAGCCCGAAATCCTTTGGCTATGGCTTTAAGCGCTGGACCGCCTATTGGCTTCGACAGCATCTGTTGGCGGAATTTCAAGTCACCGTGAGTGAGCGCCATATCAATCGCTTGCTGCGTCAAATGGGGCTATCAACTCGCCAGCGCATCCAAGTTCAGCAGGGACAGCCAACCTACCGCCACAAGATTGAGATTAGTGATTTAAGTCAGGTTCAGTCGTGAAACTGTTTAGTTTAGCGTTGGCCCTAGTATTGTGGTTCACGGTCTGATTTTCGATAGTTGCTGACTGCTGATTGATTTATTTGCTGATTGATTCATTCATTTATGGTTGCTTCGTCCTCTCAACTTCAAGCTAGTGATTTCCAGGCATTAGGAATAGCGGCCAACCTGATCGCCGATCAGCCGGCCTTACAGCAGCAGTTAGCAGCCTGCAAGATTCTGAATTTGGCGGTTGGCGAAAACCTACGTGATTATCTGAACTCCGGCTTATATGTCGTGCTGACGGGTAAGGTTCGCATACTCGACCAACAGGGTGATTTGGTGGTTTCCCTATTGGTTGGGGAAGTTCTGGGTGAGCGGCTCTACAACCACAGCGACTACGAAATCCGGGCAGGGCTGGAGCTGCGTTTAGTCCAGCTGTCGCCGCCGCAAGTGGCAGCGCTCACGCAACATTCGCCCACGTTTGCCGATCGTCTACAACAAGGTCAGCAACTGTCGCTGACTGCATTGGGCTTGACACAGCAAGTGCCAGTTCCTCGGGCCAAATCAAGTCGCGCTCACCGTGTGGCTTCTGTAACGCCCGCTTCGCCCCCGCCCCAAGGTGCAAAATCGCGGCCCAGTAAGGTACAATTCCCGACCCCCAAAGGTCGAACTGGCAGACTCTTTCGGCGACTTGTGCATAAATATCCGTTTATTCAGCAGCAAAGTGCCGTGGACTGTGGTGTCACTTGCTTGCTAATGATTGGCCGGTTTTGGGGTAAACGGTTTGATCTCAACCAATTACGCAACTTGGCTAACGTCGATCGTCGTGGTGCTTCTTTAAAGGGCTTAATGATTGCGGCTGAAGCGATCGGCTTTGCCCCCCGCCCCGTGAAAGCTAGCCTAGACCAGCTCGCCTCTCAGCCATTGCCCGCGATCGCCCACTGGGAAGGGATTCACTACATTGTCGTTTACGAAGTCACCAAGCGTGAAGTGTTGGTCGCTGATCCGGAAATCGGCCCGCGTCGCCTGACCCATGCGGCCTTTCTGGCGGGTTGGAGCGGCTATACCTTACTGCTGCAACCCACGTCGATGCTGGAGCAGGTACCGGAAGCCAAGCGATCGCTGGGTCGGTTTTTTGCCTTACTGAAACCGCATTGGCTGGTCCTGACCGAAATTGCGGTGGCCTCCTTGGTGATGCAGGTTTTTGGTCTCGTCACACCGATCATGACCCAACTGCTGCTCGATCGAGTCGTCGTGCAGCGGAGTACCACAACACTCATGACCGTGGGGGTGGGCTTAATTATTTTCAGCCTCTTCAAGATCGGCATATCCAGTCTGCGTCGTTACCTGCTACGCCATACCGCAAATCGGATCGATGTGGCCTTGGTGGTGGGCTTTATCAGCCATGCCTTGCAGCTCAATCTCAGCTATTTTGAGACCCGCTATGTGGGCGACATCACGTCGCGCATTGGTGAGAACCAGAAGATTCGCCGCTTTATTACCGGGGAA includes the following:
- a CDS encoding peptidase domain-containing ABC transporter; its protein translation is MVASSSQLQASDFQALGIAANLIADQPALQQQLAACKILNLAVGENLRDYLNSGLYVVLTGKVRILDQQGDLVVSLLVGEVLGERLYNHSDYEIRAGLELRLVQLSPPQVAALTQHSPTFADRLQQGQQLSLTALGLTQQVPVPRAKSSRAHRVASVTPASPPPQGAKSRPSKVQFPTPKGRTGRLFRRLVHKYPFIQQQSAVDCGVTCLLMIGRFWGKRFDLNQLRNLANVDRRGASLKGLMIAAEAIGFAPRPVKASLDQLASQPLPAIAHWEGIHYIVVYEVTKREVLVADPEIGPRRLTHAAFLAGWSGYTLLLQPTSMLEQVPEAKRSLGRFFALLKPHWLVLTEIAVASLVMQVFGLVTPIMTQLLLDRVVVQRSTTTLMTVGVGLIIFSLFKIGISSLRRYLLRHTANRIDVALVVGFISHALQLNLSYFETRYVGDITSRIGENQKIRRFITGEALNTLLDMSTVFVYIILMFWYSWQMSLLALSLIPLLGGVALIATPFLRQLSRESFTARARESSYLIESLTGIGTVKAMGIERRIRWKWEQLLNRYIKIHFSGQILREQIRFTSRVIETTISRLLLLVGIWQVINDQLTIGQLMAFNMVMGNVIGPFMGLIDLWDDFQEVLISVERLNDVIDAPAEADRQDESKITLADIQGHIRFENVTFRYNLETTTNTLQNLSFEVLPGQTVALVGRSGSGKTTVSKLLLGLYLPTDGKIFIDGHDVTTIALHSLRQQVGVVDQNTFLFGGSIRENLMVGHPEATEADMLEAARLAGANQFIAAMPMQYDAQIGEGGGMLSGGQRQRLAIARALIGQPRLLVFDEATSSLDAETERLIQENLGEILHQQTSFIIAHRLSTIRNADLILVLDQGILVESGTHDELMHKRGRYYHLNHQQLLVAS
- a CDS encoding helix-turn-helix domain-containing protein, translated to MHQRQYIYYQSPTEAAAPQPVGRPKTVDQAYLDRLRELVTHSPKSFGYGFKRWTAYWLRQHLLAEFQVTVSERHINRLLRQMGLSTRQRIQVQQGQPTYRHKIEISDLSQVQS